The Arachis hypogaea cultivar Tifrunner chromosome 14, arahy.Tifrunner.gnm2.J5K5, whole genome shotgun sequence genome has a segment encoding these proteins:
- the LOC140178740 gene encoding uncharacterized protein, which yields MVGTGLVRRILVDTGADSNILFRNVFDAMGLKESDLKNHQHGVMGLGDNYIKPDRMISLPICLGAGDTRRSVMADFEVLRDSTAYNIILGRKTINEFSAVICTKFLTMKFVTDKRTVGTIRGDLEAAVACKNASLSLRKESKKAASIFLADLDIRMEDKPRPEPEGDMEKFQIGKSAEQFTFVNRNLPQELKGPLMEVVRANDDLFAWTPSDIPGLDPEVMSHWLAVKPNAKPVAQQRRKMSK from the coding sequence ATGGTCGGGACGGGGTTAGTCAGACGAATTCTCGTTGATACAGGAGCCGACTCCAACATCCTATTCAGAAACGTATTTGACGCCATGGGACTCAAGGAGTCTGACCTCAAAAATCACCAACACGGGGTCATGGGGCTAGGAGATAACTACATAAAGCCCGACAGGATGATCTCTCTCCCAATTTGCCTAGGAGCCGGTGACACCAGGAGGTCGGTTATGGCGGACTTCGAAGTCCTCAGagactccacagcctacaacATCATTCTGGGGAGAAAGACCATCAACGAGTTCTCAGCCGTAATATGCACTAAATTTCTAACAATGAAATTCGTAACGGACAAGAGAACCGTTGGCACCATTAGGGGAGACTTAGAAGCAGCGGTCGCCTGCAAAAACGCCAGTCTCTCTCTAAGGAAAGAGTCTAAGAAGGCAGCCAGCATATTCTTAGCAGACCTGGACATAAGGATGGAGGACAAGCCGAGGCCAGAACCAGAAGGAGACATGGAAAAGTTCCAGATTGGAAAATCGGCAGAGCAGTTTACCTTCGTAAATAGAAACCTGCCTCAGGAACTCAAAGGCCCCCTCATGGAGGTTGTAAGGGCAAACgacgacctcttcgcatggacacCGTCAGACATACCGGGCTTGGATCCCGAAGTCATGTCCCACTGGCTAGCCGTCAAACCAAATGCCAAACCAGTAGCCCAACAGCGAAGAAAGATGTCTAAATAA
- the LOC112743195 gene encoding serine/threonine-protein phosphatase 7 long form homolog, with protein MNHDAAIAFDFSCLVFQWNIVAPSNFGSGCGSLDSPQRCIRSMQRQQGMRLDERYVLYLQMTGLYHLARLNYRWFWLDEPLVSAFVERWRLETHTFHMPFGKCTITLQDVAYQLGLPVDGRYISGCLTDFQIYIQGGRPAWVWFQELLGVIPPPSQVQKFAVNCTWFQ; from the exons ATGAATCACGACGCTGCGATTGCTTTTGATTTTAGCTGCTTAGTGTTTCAATGGAACATAGTTGCGCCTTCAAACTTCGGCTCGGGTTGTGGATCTCTTG ATTCT CCACagcgatgcatcaggagcatgcagcggcagcagggcatgcgactCGATGAGCGGTATGTTCTGTACTTGCAGATGACcggattataccatcttgcgagGCTGAACTATAGATGGTTCTGGTTAGATGAGCCCCTTGTTAGTGCCTTCGTCGAGCGGTGGCGTCTGGAGACGCACACCTTCCATATGCCGTTCGGAAagtgcacgatcacacttcaggacgtggcgtaccagtTGGGGTTGCCAGTGGACGGACGTTATATCAGTGGTTGCCTTACAGATTTCCAGATATACATCCAGGGTGGCCGTCCAGCTTGGgtgtggttccaggagttgcttgGAGTGATTCCTCCTCCGAGCCAGGTTCAGAAGTTCGCAGTTAACTGCACCTGGTTCCAGTAG